In one Myxocyprinus asiaticus isolate MX2 ecotype Aquarium Trade chromosome 29, UBuf_Myxa_2, whole genome shotgun sequence genomic region, the following are encoded:
- the eno3 gene encoding beta-enolase, with the protein MSITKIHAREILDSRGNPTVEVDLYTTKGRFRAAVPSGASTGVHEALELRDGDKTRYLGKGTQKAVDHVNKDIAPKLLEKKFSVVEQEKIDKFMLELDGTENKSQFGANAILGVSLAVCKAGAAEKGVPLYRHIADLAGNKDVILPVPAFNVINGGSHAGNKLAMQEFMILPVGAKNFHEAMRIGAEVYHNLKNVIKAKYGKDATNVGDEGGFAPNILENNEALELLKSAIEKAGYPDKIIIGMDVAASEFFKAGKYDLDFKSPDDPKRHITGDQLGDLYKNFIKNYPVQSIEDPFDQDDWENWTKFTGSVDIQVVGDDLTVTNPKRIQQACEKKACNCLLLKVNQIGSVTESIQACKLAQSNGWGVMVSHRSGETEDTFIADLVVGLCTGQIKTGAPCRSERLAKYNQLMRIEEELGDKAKYAGKDFRHPKL; encoded by the exons ATGTCCATCACTAAGATTCACGCTCGTGAGATCCTCGATTCCAGAGGAAACCCCACTGTTGAGGTTGATCTGTACACAACTAAAg GTCGTTTCAGAGCAGCTGTTCCCAGCGGTGCTTCCACCGGAGTTCATGAAGCTCTGGAGCTCCGAGACGGAGACAAAACCCGTTACCTGGGCAAAG GAACTCAGAAGGCTGTGGACCATGTGAACAAGGACATTGCTCCCAAACTGCTTGAGAAG AAATTCAGCGTCGTTGAGCAGGAGAAGATCGACAAGTTCATGCTGGAACTCGATGGAACCGAGAACAAAT CTCAGTTTGGTGCTAACGCTATCCTGGGTGTGAGTTTGGCCGTGTGTAAAGCCGGCGCCGCTGAGAAGGGCGTTCCTCTGTACCGCCACATCGCCGACCTCGCCGGGAACAAAGACGTGATTCTCCCCGTACCT GCGTTTAACGTCATCAACGGCGGCTCGCACGCCGGAAATAAACTGGCCATGCAAGAGTTCATGATCCTGCCTGTGGGAGCCAAGAACTTCCATGAAGCCATGAGGATCGGCGCAGAGGTTTACCACAACCTGAAGAACGTCATCAAAGCCAAATACGGCAAAGACGCCACTAATGTGGGAGACGAGGGCGGTTTCGCACCAAACATCCTGGAAAACAACGAGG ctCTGGAGCTGTTGAAATCGGCCATCGAGAAGGCCGGTTATCCTGATAAGATCATTATTGGAATGGATGTTGCAGCTTCTGAGTTCTTCAAGGCTGGTAAATATGATCTGGACTTCAAATCTCCAGATGATCCAAAACGCCACATCACTGGAGACCAGCTGGGAGATCTGTACAAGAACTTCATCAAGAACTATCCAG TCCAGTCTATTGAAGATCCGTTTGACCAGGACGACTGGGAGAACTGGACCAAGTTCACGGGATCTGTGGACATTCAAGTGGTGGGAGACGATCTGACGGTGACAAACCCCAAACGCATCCAGCAGGCCTGTGAGAAGAAGGCCTGTAACTGCCTGTTGCTGAAAGTCAACCAGATTGGCTCTGTTACAGAGTCCATTCAGGC TTGTAAACTGGCTCAGTCTAACGGTTGGGGAGTGATGGTGAGTCATCGCTCCGGTGAGACCGAAGACACCTTCATTGCTGACCTGGTGGTCGGACTCTGCACAGGAcag ATTAAGACTGGTGCCCCCTGCAGATCAGAACGTTTGGCGAAGTACAACCAGCTGATGAG gaTTGAGGAAGAGCTCGGTGACAAGGCCAAGTATGCAGGCAAAGATTTCCGCCACCCAAAGCTCTAA
- the nppcl2 gene encoding C-type natriuretic peptide 2: MAFSSSANSLHLTLLLLLIIALATQVEGRPSRQRSEAQVLDDLFGVKISSLVLTPSEVSEGSADDPPPLSKSMHGNRVESPHTPPHIFLDFLRRQRKLGGRSRKGVARGCFGMKVDRIGAISGLGC, encoded by the exons ATGGCTTTTTCATCTTCTGCAAACTCTCTTCATCTCACTCTCCTCTTGCTCCTCATCATCGCCTTGGCAACGCAGGTAGAGGGTCGGCCATCCCGACAGCGATCAGAAGCTCAG GTCCTGGATGATTTGTTTGGGGTGAAGATCAGCTCTCTTGTTTTGACCCCTTCAGAGGTCAGTGAGGGGTCGGCAGACGACCCACCTCCACTCTCAAAGAGCATGCATGGCAACAGAGTGGAGTCGCCCCACACGCCGCCGCACATCTTCCTGGACTTCCTGAGACGTCAGAGGAAACTGGGTGGACGCAGCAGGAAGGGTGTGGCGCGGGGCTGTTTCGGGATGAAGGTGGATCGAATTGGAGCCATTAGTGGTCTGGGATGCTGA